In one window of Brenneria goodwinii DNA:
- the secE gene encoding preprotein translocase subunit SecE, with protein sequence MSANTEAQGNGRGLEAIKWLVVAVLLVVAIVGNYYYREFNLPLRALAVVILIAAAGGVALLTSKGKATVTFAREARTEVRKVIWPTRQETLHTTLIVAAVTAVMSLILWGLDGILVRLVSFITGLRF encoded by the coding sequence ATGAGTGCGAATACCGAAGCTCAGGGGAACGGGCGTGGCCTGGAAGCGATTAAATGGCTGGTAGTGGCTGTATTGCTGGTAGTTGCGATTGTCGGCAACTATTACTACCGCGAATTTAATCTGCCGCTGCGCGCATTAGCTGTTGTTATCCTGATTGCTGCCGCCGGTGGCGTGGCATTGCTGACCTCAAAAGGTAAAGCAACAGTAACGTTTGCCCGTGAAGCCCGTACCGAAGTACGTAAAGTGATTTGGCCGACTCGCCAGGAAACGTTACACACCACGTTAATCGTTGCCGCGGTTACTGCCGTGATGTCACTGATTTTGTGGGGGCTAGATGGTATTCTGGTCCGATTGGTATCGTTTATCACTGGC